A part of Prolixibacteraceae bacterium genomic DNA contains:
- a CDS encoding PorT family protein, producing the protein MIRIIRDTVLIIGVIAVNTSVLLGADTKLQPVDNLADSVVVAPRDTILNADDWFKKNGGVTTTTSSPSKESVKTNEPEIDKLSDEWFKDNSSKSSTKTNKGLHEISDDLGGVYGDLNVAVNDFKISFMDMNGFLMKKSSKEEFEARWSLIDIGLNTLNNTSYGMYPVSNDFMDIDNNKSIEFAINFCKLSIGLSRFNPRIGLMTGLGITWNNYRFNQPYTIKDENGMVQPLALDDDGLIKSKLVSSYLSIPLMFQYKLRIPNSMTPIVFSAGVTGEIKLGSHTKIKTSSGKQKDHDDFQLVPFRYSYTGRISYGLISVYFKYYQPNLFQSDKGPQTTPMTFGIGLF; encoded by the coding sequence ATGATCCGTATTATAAGAGATACAGTACTCATTATAGGAGTTATAGCAGTAAATACAAGTGTTTTATTGGGAGCTGATACAAAGTTGCAACCGGTAGATAATTTAGCTGATTCTGTGGTTGTTGCCCCAAGAGATACGATTTTGAATGCAGATGATTGGTTCAAAAAGAATGGGGGAGTAACGACAACAACTTCGAGTCCCAGTAAGGAGAGTGTTAAAACGAATGAACCTGAGATAGATAAACTTTCTGACGAATGGTTTAAAGATAATAGCTCAAAAAGTAGTACAAAAACAAATAAAGGGTTGCATGAAATCAGTGATGATTTAGGAGGAGTTTATGGTGATTTAAATGTTGCAGTAAATGACTTTAAGATTAGCTTCATGGATATGAATGGATTTCTAATGAAGAAATCTTCTAAAGAGGAGTTTGAAGCTCGTTGGTCATTAATTGATATCGGACTAAATACGCTGAATAATACATCATATGGTATGTATCCAGTATCAAATGATTTTATGGATATTGATAACAATAAGTCTATTGAGTTTGCGATCAATTTCTGTAAGTTGAGTATTGGTTTGTCACGATTTAATCCGCGTATTGGTTTGATGACAGGATTAGGAATTACGTGGAATAATTATAGGTTTAATCAACCTTATACAATTAAAGATGAGAATGGCATGGTTCAGCCATTAGCTTTAGATGATGATGGCCTAATTAAGAGTAAACTAGTTAGTTCTTATTTGTCTATTCCTTTGATGTTTCAATATAAATTGCGCATTCCTAATAGTATGACTCCTATAGTTTTTTCTGCGGGTGTAACAGGGGAGATAAAGCTTGGTTCACATACAAAAATAAAAACATCATCTGGAAAGCAAAAAGACCATGATGATTTTCAATTGGTTCCCTTTAGATATTCGTATACTGGTCGTATAAGTTATGGATTGATATCTGTATATTTTAAATATTATCAACCCAACCTATTTCAAAGTGATAAAGGTCCACAAACGACTCCTATGACTTTTGGTATTGGCTTATTTTAG
- the hemE gene encoding uroporphyrinogen decarboxylase, translating to MPQSLFLDTLQGKCTDRPPVWFMRQAGRVLPNYMDMRDQYGFKEMMDTPELAAKVTLLPIDDLGVDAAILFSDILVIPEAMGMELSFEGKGPSFKVALKDVEDPNLFLKEQPEKLQHIYKAIDLIKQQKPEHIPLIGFCGGPLTTLCYMYQGFSQNLNFPDVIPALYRDTKVISKVIDRITEMSIEYAKNQVAHGIDAFQLFETHAGLVPSDIYQKLFLPSVKKILTAVRDLGVKTIFLPKGLGTGLSMVNYDLCDCISVDWQVPLEGVRQYVGNEITLQGNFDPRILQTTPEVITDHFNKYLEFGQKEHNWIFNLGHGLLPTIPVDNVKHLVNLVKDSDWKR from the coding sequence ATGCCTCAATCACTTTTTTTAGATACACTTCAAGGTAAATGTACTGATCGTCCTCCTGTTTGGTTTATGAGACAGGCAGGAAGAGTACTCCCAAATTATATGGATATGAGAGACCAATATGGTTTCAAGGAGATGATGGACACCCCGGAATTAGCGGCTAAAGTCACTCTTCTTCCTATTGATGATTTGGGTGTTGACGCAGCAATACTATTTTCAGACATTTTAGTGATCCCTGAGGCTATGGGAATGGAACTAAGCTTTGAAGGTAAAGGTCCATCTTTTAAAGTAGCACTCAAAGATGTTGAAGATCCAAACCTATTCCTTAAGGAACAGCCAGAGAAACTTCAGCATATCTATAAAGCTATTGATTTAATCAAACAGCAAAAACCTGAACATATTCCATTAATTGGATTTTGTGGTGGTCCTCTTACAACACTTTGTTACATGTATCAAGGGTTTAGTCAAAACCTCAATTTTCCAGATGTTATCCCCGCATTATATCGTGACACCAAAGTTATTTCAAAAGTGATTGATCGCATCACTGAGATGTCTATCGAATACGCAAAAAATCAAGTTGCACATGGTATTGATGCATTTCAACTCTTCGAAACACATGCAGGACTTGTTCCATCAGATATATATCAAAAATTATTTCTCCCAAGTGTAAAAAAGATCCTCACGGCCGTAAGAGATCTTGGAGTCAAAACAATATTCCTTCCCAAAGGACTTGGGACAGGTCTTTCCATGGTAAATTACGATCTTTGTGATTGTATTAGTGTTGATTGGCAAGTGCCATTAGAAGGTGTCAGACAATACGTTGGTAATGAAATAACACTTCAAGGAAATTTTGATCCAAGAATTCTTCAGACAACGCCTGAGGTAATTACAGATCACTTCAATAAATATCTTGAATTCGGACAGAAAGAGCATAATTGGATCTTTAATCTAGGTCATGGACTACTTCCAACAATTCCTGTTGATAATGTAAAACACCTTGTTAATCTGGTAAAAGACAGTGATTGGAAAAGATAA
- a CDS encoding uroporphyrinogen-III synthase, whose amino-acid sequence MVKLLVTKELAVTEILQLSESFPDIHCDSVPFISIKLLRPDYPSLYPYKVFTSQNAVKSISTNITVMNEVVHSRCIAVGNKTAEALDHIGCRDVLVPSLQSSKGVIELLKSYPKINGISYFCGKQRMPYIEAFLKDHDYSFNLVEVYETIDVKVDLDIQQYDALVFASPSAVQSFFAQYDVSHPCFAIGPSTANELKHYTREVLVSSTPSLYELFHTVSDFYRENEI is encoded by the coding sequence ATGGTGAAATTACTTGTCACAAAAGAGCTCGCTGTAACTGAAATACTTCAGTTGTCAGAATCTTTTCCAGATATTCATTGTGATAGTGTGCCTTTTATCTCGATTAAACTGTTACGTCCAGACTACCCCTCACTATATCCGTATAAAGTATTTACTAGTCAGAATGCCGTAAAGAGTATCTCAACAAATATTACAGTGATGAATGAAGTCGTTCATTCTAGGTGTATTGCAGTTGGTAATAAAACGGCAGAAGCGTTAGATCATATTGGTTGTAGAGATGTTCTTGTCCCAAGTTTACAGTCTTCGAAAGGTGTGATCGAATTACTTAAAAGTTATCCAAAGATTAATGGAATATCTTATTTTTGTGGCAAACAAAGAATGCCTTATATTGAGGCATTTTTGAAAGATCATGATTATTCGTTTAATTTGGTGGAGGTGTATGAAACGATTGATGTAAAGGTGGATTTAGATATCCAGCAATATGATGCACTTGTGTTTGCATCTCCTTCTGCTGTTCAATCTTTTTTTGCACAATACGATGTTTCACATCCATGTTTTGCAATTGGACCTTCTACGGCTAATGAGTTAAAACATTATACAAGAGAGGTATTGGTATCATCGACCCCTTCGTTATACGAACTATTTCATACGGTATCAGATTTCTATAGAGAAAACGAAATTTAA
- the hemL gene encoding glutamate-1-semialdehyde 2,1-aminomutase yields MYQYKRSSELFDASKKYIPGGVNSPVRAFNSVGGTPVFFEKASGSVMTDVDGNDYIDYIGSWGPMILGHAHRPIIDAIKIAVDHSTSFGAPTELEYKIAELISSMAPNVDMVRMVNSGTEACMSAIRVARGYTKRDKFIKFVGCYHGHSDSFLIKAGSGASTFGEPNSPGVTAGTAKDTLTAEYNDLDGVKRLIEDNPNEIAAIIIEPVAGNMGCVLPNMDFLKGIRQLCTDHGILLIFDEVMTGFRLAPGGAQEFLGIDADLVTYGKVIGGGMPVGAYGGRREIMEIVSPVGPVYQAGTLSGNPIAMTAGYTLLRELNDNPNIYQELSKKTVYLKEGLEKVLSESGFSYRINSIGSMISIFFTDVDVVDFNSAATANNDKFPQFFHEMLKRGIYLPPSSFESYFLSNSLTYEQLDKTINACRESLDAMK; encoded by the coding sequence ATGTATCAATATAAGAGAAGTTCAGAGCTTTTTGATGCTTCAAAGAAGTATATCCCTGGAGGTGTAAATTCTCCAGTACGTGCTTTCAATTCAGTAGGGGGAACTCCCGTATTTTTTGAGAAGGCAAGTGGAAGTGTAATGACTGATGTCGATGGTAATGATTATATTGACTATATCGGATCTTGGGGGCCAATGATTTTAGGTCATGCACATCGTCCTATTATAGATGCAATAAAGATAGCAGTGGATCATTCTACTTCATTTGGTGCACCAACAGAGTTGGAATATAAGATTGCTGAACTCATAAGCAGTATGGCTCCAAATGTTGATATGGTTCGTATGGTAAACTCGGGAACAGAAGCATGTATGAGTGCAATTCGTGTTGCAAGAGGGTATACCAAACGAGATAAGTTTATCAAGTTTGTTGGTTGTTATCATGGTCATTCTGATTCTTTTTTGATCAAAGCAGGTAGTGGTGCTTCTACATTTGGCGAACCAAACTCACCTGGAGTAACTGCTGGTACAGCTAAAGATACTCTTACTGCTGAATATAATGATTTAGATGGGGTAAAACGATTAATTGAGGATAATCCTAATGAGATTGCTGCAATTATTATTGAACCTGTAGCAGGTAATATGGGATGTGTCTTACCTAATATGGATTTCCTAAAAGGGATTAGACAGTTATGTACTGATCATGGTATCCTATTGATCTTTGATGAGGTGATGACAGGGTTTCGCCTTGCTCCAGGAGGAGCACAGGAGTTTCTTGGTATAGATGCCGATTTGGTTACTTATGGAAAAGTAATTGGAGGAGGTATGCCTGTTGGTGCTTATGGAGGAAGACGTGAGATTATGGAGATCGTTTCTCCTGTTGGCCCTGTTTATCAAGCTGGAACTTTGTCTGGTAACCCTATTGCTATGACTGCAGGTTATACACTTTTAAGAGAATTAAATGATAACCCAAATATCTATCAAGAGCTGTCAAAGAAAACAGTTTATCTTAAAGAAGGGTTAGAAAAAGTATTGTCTGAAAGTGGTTTTTCATATCGTATCAACTCAATTGGTTCAATGATAAGTATCTTTTTTACCGATGTTGATGTAGTCGATTTTAATAGTGCTGCAACTGCTAATAATGATAAATTCCCGCAGTTCTTTCATGAGATGTTGAAACGAGGAATTTATTTACCACCATCATCATTTGAATCTTATTTCTTATCCAATAGTTTGACTTATGAGCAATTAGATAAGACGATTAATGCTTGTCGAGAGAGCCTTGATGCAATGAAGTAA
- the hemC gene encoding hydroxymethylbilane synthase yields MSKKRVIRVATRPSLLAKTQTEQTVELLKAKNPDIEFQIKTFSTKGDRVLDRSLTQFGTTGLFVKELEMAMLEGEADIAVHSLKDVPSINPPEFILAAYAPRENSCDVLITRLGESLSELKENFILGTGSPRRRVQIAQIRPDVTFKEIRGNIDTRIQKLKNGEYDAILLAAAGMNRLNIPFESKDTLDLDIMTPAIGQGAIAIECLKDDHETIKIVSSINDHDTEKAVLAERAFMAEIEGGCKFPLAAHAICKNDQITMTALVGDGQKLTQTKRTITVDLESSVKTAINLAQELKEECKKLNINYHLF; encoded by the coding sequence ATGTCTAAAAAAAGAGTCATCAGAGTTGCAACAAGACCAAGTCTATTAGCAAAAACTCAAACAGAACAGACAGTTGAACTGTTAAAGGCGAAAAATCCTGATATTGAATTCCAAATTAAAACCTTTAGCACAAAAGGTGATCGTGTATTAGATAGATCCTTAACACAATTTGGAACAACAGGACTCTTTGTAAAGGAACTTGAGATGGCTATGCTTGAAGGTGAAGCAGATATTGCCGTACATAGCTTGAAAGATGTTCCTAGTATTAATCCTCCTGAATTTATTTTAGCAGCATATGCTCCAAGAGAGAATTCGTGCGATGTACTAATAACTCGTTTAGGAGAATCATTATCAGAACTAAAAGAAAATTTCATTCTTGGAACAGGAAGTCCAAGAAGACGTGTTCAAATTGCACAAATACGACCAGATGTAACATTCAAAGAGATACGTGGAAATATTGACACCCGTATTCAGAAACTAAAGAATGGTGAGTATGATGCCATTTTATTAGCAGCTGCTGGAATGAATCGTCTAAATATCCCTTTTGAATCAAAGGATACTCTCGACCTAGATATAATGACTCCTGCTATAGGACAAGGTGCTATAGCCATTGAATGCCTGAAAGATGATCATGAAACTATCAAAATTGTCTCTTCAATTAATGACCACGACACAGAAAAAGCGGTATTAGCAGAACGAGCATTTATGGCCGAAATAGAAGGAGGCTGCAAGTTTCCTCTAGCAGCACATGCAATATGTAAAAACGATCAGATAACAATGACCGCCTTAGTGGGTGATGGTCAAAAGTTAACACAAACTAAGAGAACAATTACAGTTGATCTGGAATCATCTGTTAAAACAGCTATCAACTTAGCTCAAGAGTTAAAAGAAGAGTGCAAAAAACTGAATATAAATTACCACCTTTTCTAA
- a CDS encoding sigma-70 family RNA polymerase sigma factor: MTTKEYNELVKCHSDGAYRYALRLVKDGDTAHDLIQDCFEKIWIRCKQIDVEKSKSYLFMTIHNGAMDLFRRSKFVDDKADVTLVDKRFDTNQYSDLQEQLHEALESLPEIQRSVVLLRDYEGYSYDEIAEITNLNESQVKVYIFRARKSLRKYIGSIENLVD, encoded by the coding sequence ATGACAACGAAAGAATATAATGAATTAGTAAAATGTCATTCGGATGGCGCTTATCGTTATGCTTTACGACTTGTAAAGGATGGTGATACTGCTCATGATTTGATCCAAGATTGTTTTGAGAAAATTTGGATTCGTTGTAAGCAAATTGATGTAGAGAAATCAAAAAGCTATCTTTTTATGACAATCCATAATGGTGCGATGGATCTTTTTAGAAGGTCCAAGTTTGTGGATGATAAAGCTGATGTGACTCTCGTAGATAAGCGTTTTGATACAAATCAATATTCTGATTTACAAGAGCAACTCCATGAAGCATTAGAGTCGTTACCTGAAATTCAACGTTCGGTTGTATTATTACGTGATTATGAAGGGTATTCATATGATGAGATTGCTGAAATTACTAATTTGAACGAGAGTCAAGTGAAGGTGTATATATTCAGAGCAAGAAAGAGTTTGAGAAAATATATAGGTAGTATTGAAAACTTGGTTGATTGA
- the hemB gene encoding porphobilinogen synthase, whose product MATRPLFPTTRMRRLRYNDHVRNMIAETTLTADDLVMPLFVCPGENISKPISSMPGNSQMSIDVLVERCKELFFMGVKSVLLFGIPEHKDLDGTCATQDHSIVQRAVRAIREELPNIYIIADICNCEYTTHGHCGTIIDGDVDNDLTLETLSKQAVSLAKAGVDMVAPSDMMDGRVGEMRKALDRNGYNKTPIMSYSAKYASGFYGPFREAAESAPQFGNRATYQMDPRNSEEAMREIEMDIAEGADIVMVKPALSYLDIIYRAKHEFNMPVAAYNVSGEFSMVHAAAEKDWIDGERVMLEILTSIKRAGADIIITYHAPEVVRLLKS is encoded by the coding sequence ATGGCAACACGTCCACTTTTTCCAACAACAAGAATGCGTCGTCTAAGATATAACGACCATGTAAGAAATATGATTGCAGAGACAACACTGACGGCAGACGACCTTGTCATGCCTCTATTTGTTTGTCCGGGAGAGAACATCTCTAAGCCAATCTCTTCAATGCCTGGTAATTCACAAATGTCTATAGATGTCCTTGTTGAAAGATGTAAAGAGCTATTCTTCATGGGCGTTAAGTCCGTACTTTTGTTTGGCATCCCTGAGCACAAAGATCTTGATGGAACTTGCGCAACACAAGATCACAGTATTGTTCAACGTGCAGTTAGAGCAATTCGTGAAGAGTTACCAAACATATACATTATTGCTGATATTTGTAATTGTGAATATACTACACATGGTCACTGCGGTACTATCATTGATGGTGATGTAGACAATGATCTAACATTAGAAACACTAAGCAAGCAAGCAGTCTCATTGGCTAAAGCAGGAGTTGATATGGTAGCTCCATCCGATATGATGGACGGTAGAGTTGGTGAAATGCGTAAAGCACTAGATAGAAACGGGTACAACAAAACTCCAATTATGTCTTACTCTGCAAAATATGCATCTGGATTCTATGGCCCATTTAGAGAAGCGGCAGAGAGTGCTCCTCAGTTTGGCAATAGAGCAACTTATCAAATGGATCCTCGCAACAGTGAAGAAGCGATGAGAGAAATTGAGATGGATATCGCAGAAGGTGCTGATATTGTTATGGTAAAACCAGCACTAAGCTATTTGGATATTATCTATCGTGCGAAACACGAATTTAACATGCCTGTTGCAGCCTATAATGTTAGTGGTGAATTCTCAATGGTTCATGCTGCTGCAGAAAAAGATTGGATAGATGGAGAACGAGTAATGCTTGAAATTCTTACTTCGATCAAAAGAGCTGGAGCCGATATTATTATTACATATCATGCCCCTGAAGTCGTGAGATTATTAAAAAGCTAA
- the hemA gene encoding glutamyl-tRNA reductase, protein MSFRIRENLQKFFVIGISYKKTAIETREKFSLQPEDQTNILDQASGKGIESLVVLSTCNRTELYGFSSDPDAIIHLFLSNCNAKYEDFITHGYIQKGHDAILHLYRVASGLDSQIIGDFQIVGQVKNSYRESEQKGLINPFVNRLFSYVFQASKKVKNSTDISKGASSVSHAAVQYIKDNTEELDKANILLFGLGEIGKDTCVNLLKHMHNRSLTVVNRTLTKAENLANKFDLHFAPIEDLTSEIQKADVIVVSTGSSKATVLPKHFEGKKRKSLVLDLSVPRNVSIDIEDNPYVEVATVDILSQSISKAMKHRHNAVPQAVKIIEDSINDFYGWLEVKNLSPVIVALKENLEKIKEKEIEYHKPKLNDLELEKIEHISTNIVNKIARACISHLKDNHKKHSSPIETLEMIFRENEN, encoded by the coding sequence ATGTCATTTCGAATTAGAGAAAATCTTCAGAAATTTTTTGTGATTGGGATCAGTTATAAAAAGACGGCAATTGAAACTAGAGAAAAATTCTCTCTTCAACCTGAAGATCAAACAAACATACTAGACCAAGCTAGTGGTAAAGGTATTGAGTCGTTAGTAGTACTTTCGACATGTAACAGAACTGAACTTTACGGGTTCTCTTCTGATCCAGATGCCATTATACACCTTTTTCTATCAAATTGTAATGCAAAATATGAAGATTTCATTACACATGGATATATCCAAAAGGGACATGATGCAATACTACACCTGTATCGTGTTGCATCAGGTCTTGATTCTCAAATTATCGGTGACTTTCAAATTGTAGGACAAGTAAAAAATTCTTACCGTGAATCAGAGCAGAAAGGTCTAATTAATCCATTTGTAAATCGACTATTCTCGTATGTATTTCAAGCGAGTAAAAAGGTTAAGAATAGCACTGATATTAGCAAAGGAGCTTCTTCGGTCTCTCATGCTGCTGTCCAATATATTAAGGACAACACAGAAGAACTAGACAAAGCAAACATTCTACTTTTTGGATTAGGTGAAATTGGAAAAGACACATGTGTTAATCTTCTAAAACACATGCATAACAGATCTCTTACTGTTGTCAATAGGACTTTAACCAAAGCGGAAAATCTTGCCAATAAATTTGACCTACACTTTGCTCCTATTGAGGATTTGACTTCAGAGATACAGAAAGCAGACGTAATTGTAGTTTCCACAGGGTCCTCTAAAGCAACTGTATTACCTAAACATTTTGAAGGAAAGAAAAGAAAAAGTCTTGTTCTAGATCTTTCTGTTCCTCGCAATGTTTCTATCGACATTGAAGATAATCCATATGTTGAAGTTGCAACTGTAGATATTTTATCTCAGTCGATATCTAAAGCAATGAAACATCGACATAATGCCGTACCTCAAGCCGTTAAAATTATAGAAGATTCCATTAATGACTTTTATGGGTGGTTAGAGGTGAAAAATCTTTCACCAGTAATCGTTGCGTTAAAAGAAAATCTGGAAAAAATTAAAGAGAAAGAGATTGAATACCATAAGCCAAAGTTAAACGATCTTGAGCTAGAGAAAATAGAACATATTAGTACTAATATTGTTAATAAAATTGCTCGTGCTTGCATTAGTCACTTAAAGGATAATCACAAAAAACACTCTTCTCCTATTGAAACGTTGGAAATGATCTTTAGAGAAAACGAAAACTAA
- the pepE gene encoding dipeptidase PepE: MMQLLLISNSTMPGEAYLDYPKSEIKDFLGDKVKKALFIPYAAVTFSFDEYEAKVADRFNELGYEVTGIHRFEDPIKAIKEADSIVVGGGNTWQLVRMLHEQQLMPAIREKVENGTPYIGWSAGSNVACPFLKTTNDMPIVDPLGFDCCGLIPFQINPHYLDANPEGHGGETREQRIEEFLEVNQDIYVAGLREGTMFRYQKGQLRLVGDRSCRIFKYGQNAIELTHKDDFNFLLK; the protein is encoded by the coding sequence ATGATGCAACTACTGCTTATTAGCAATTCAACAATGCCAGGAGAGGCTTATTTAGATTATCCAAAATCAGAGATTAAAGACTTTCTTGGAGACAAAGTAAAGAAAGCGCTGTTTATACCTTATGCTGCGGTAACTTTTTCTTTTGATGAATATGAAGCTAAAGTCGCGGATAGATTTAATGAATTAGGTTATGAGGTAACAGGAATTCATAGATTTGAGGATCCAATCAAAGCAATAAAAGAGGCTGATTCGATTGTTGTTGGAGGAGGAAATACGTGGCAATTGGTTCGTATGTTGCATGAACAACAATTAATGCCAGCCATTAGAGAGAAAGTAGAGAATGGAACTCCATATATAGGATGGAGTGCAGGATCTAATGTGGCTTGCCCTTTCTTGAAAACAACTAATGATATGCCAATTGTTGATCCATTAGGTTTTGACTGTTGTGGCCTTATTCCTTTCCAAATTAATCCACATTATCTAGATGCAAATCCAGAAGGACATGGAGGTGAGACACGAGAGCAACGTATTGAAGAGTTCTTAGAAGTTAATCAAGATATATATGTTGCGGGACTAAGAGAAGGTACAATGTTTAGATATCAAAAGGGTCAGTTGAGACTCGTTGGAGATCGAAGCTGTCGGATATTTAAATACGGTCAGAACGCTATTGAGTTGACCCATAAAGACGATTTTAATTTTCTATTAAAATAA
- a CDS encoding transporter yields the protein MELLSSSYFALFLIISIGFIIGKISIKNISLDISAVIFVALIFGHFGVVIPKDFQRMGLVLFLFTIGIQAGPGFFSSFKEKGKSLIILAFVLVFSGGLTAALLAILLDIDINIVSGLFTGALTSTPGLAAAIDITGSPLASIGYGIAYPFGVIGVILFVRMLPKIMKLSIKDAENTFERSQKVSNPEFFKKNFIVENEKVVGKSLSELKIRTMTKAVISRVLHQDGLAITPTKDTILQKGDVVKAVGPESAMSKMEYIIGPETKKQIPLNKRYDVRPVLVTKSEVINKTIGELNILNTYSANITRIRRSGIDLAPTPNTKLLLGDKVVIAASVDNIKQVSEAFGDDSKRLSDTDFLPIAIGIVLGVLVGKVSLVAGNMSFSLGLSGGVLLTSLILGRVGKTGPILWTMTGAANNLLRQFGLLLFLASVGTSAGGQIVSTFQQYGFELFLVGGAITLIPMILGVFVGKRILKIDVLTMLGGLTGSMTSTPGLAAIDSMTESEAPSIAYATVYPAAMVFVIIVVQLLGLIA from the coding sequence ATGGAATTATTATCATCAAGCTATTTCGCTTTATTTCTTATTATTAGCATTGGGTTTATAATAGGAAAAATCTCAATAAAGAATATTTCATTAGATATCTCTGCTGTCATCTTTGTTGCTCTTATCTTTGGCCATTTTGGGGTTGTTATACCCAAAGATTTTCAGCGTATGGGCTTGGTTTTATTTCTTTTTACCATTGGAATACAAGCTGGACCTGGATTCTTCTCCTCCTTTAAAGAGAAGGGTAAGTCCTTAATCATCTTAGCATTTGTATTGGTGTTTTCAGGCGGATTAACGGCAGCACTTCTTGCTATTTTATTGGATATTGATATTAATATAGTTTCGGGATTATTTACTGGTGCATTAACTAGTACTCCTGGTTTAGCAGCTGCTATTGATATTACTGGTAGCCCACTTGCTTCGATTGGTTATGGTATTGCTTATCCTTTTGGTGTTATTGGTGTAATTCTGTTTGTCCGTATGCTTCCTAAGATCATGAAACTTAGTATTAAAGATGCTGAGAATACGTTTGAAAGATCACAGAAGGTATCCAATCCTGAGTTTTTTAAGAAGAACTTTATTGTCGAAAATGAGAAAGTGGTAGGTAAGAGTTTGTCAGAGTTAAAGATTCGTACAATGACAAAGGCTGTTATCTCGCGTGTATTGCACCAGGATGGACTAGCTATAACCCCAACTAAAGATACGATTCTTCAAAAGGGAGATGTGGTAAAAGCTGTTGGACCAGAAAGTGCTATGTCTAAAATGGAATACATAATTGGACCAGAGACAAAAAAGCAGATTCCACTAAATAAACGATACGATGTTCGTCCTGTTTTGGTTACAAAGAGTGAGGTTATAAACAAAACCATCGGAGAGTTGAATATCTTAAATACTTATTCTGCGAATATTACGAGGATAAGAAGATCAGGTATAGATCTTGCACCAACACCAAATACCAAATTATTACTAGGAGATAAGGTCGTAATAGCTGCTTCTGTTGACAATATTAAGCAGGTGTCAGAAGCTTTTGGTGATGATAGTAAACGTCTTTCAGATACAGATTTCTTACCTATAGCTATAGGGATCGTTTTAGGAGTATTGGTTGGTAAAGTAAGTTTGGTTGCAGGCAATATGTCTTTTAGTCTAGGTCTCTCAGGTGGTGTTTTATTGACCTCTTTGATTTTGGGACGAGTAGGAAAAACAGGTCCTATTTTATGGACAATGACTGGGGCTGCCAATAATCTTTTAAGACAATTTGGCCTATTGTTATTTCTAGCTTCAGTGGGAACAAGTGCAGGAGGACAAATTGTTTCTACATTTCAGCAGTACGGGTTTGAACTCTTTCTAGTAGGTGGTGCAATAACATTAATTCCAATGATCTTGGGTGTTTTCGTAGGCAAACGGATTCTGAAAATAGATGTTTTGACAATGCTTGGAGGATTAACTGGATCCATGACAAGTACTCCTGGTCTTGCTGCGATTGATTCAATGACAGAAAGTGAAGCTCCTTCTATTGCATACGCAACGGTATATCCAGCAGCTATGGTATTTGTTATAATTGTTGTTCAACTCTTAGGATTAATTGCTTAA